The DNA segment CCGGAGCCGCGACACATCGTGGCCCAACAGCTTCTCGCGCTGTGCCTGCAGGAACCGCAGGTCGGGGACCGTCTCTGGCAGGAATGGTGGAATGGCCTCGGCCCGTTCGGCCAGTCCGCCGAGCCGATCGTCCGGCACCTGGTCGACAACGGCTACCTGAACCAGGACGGCGGACTCCTGTTCATCGGCCCCGAGGCGGAACGGCGCTTCGGGCACCGGCACTTCATGAACCTCACGGCGGTCTTCACCGCGGCTCCCCAGTTCACCGTGCTGCAAGGCCGCCGGGAGATCGGCAGGACCGATCCGAGCCTTCTCACCGAACGGATCGACGGACCAAGGCGGTTGCTCCTGGCCGGGCGGAGCTGGCAGGTCACGTACATCGACTGGAAGCGCAAGCGGTGCTTCGTCGAACCCGTCGACGGCGGCGGCAGAGCAAAGTGGAGCGGTGCCGGGCTCGACTTCGGCATCTCCTTCGAACTCACCCGCGCAGTACGAGAAGTGCTCCTCGGGGCGAACCCGCCGGTGGACCTCACGGCGCGAGCGGAGAAGTACCTGGTCGAAGCACGGGAGCACTTCATGGAAGCGGTGCACCCCGGAGGCACGGTGATCACCCGCGGTTCCGGAGGATACGTGAGGTGGTGGACATGGGCCGGCCATCGGGCGAACGCCACACTCGCAGCGACGCTCGCTGAGGTCGCCGTACCTGCCCAGCAGATCAACGACTGCTGGATCCGGCTGCGTGAGGACCTCAGCCCGGACGCCTGGAAACAGGTTTCGGTTGCCGCCTCAGACCATCTGTGCCTGCCGGAGGTCGACGAGCGGGCGGTCAAAGGACTGAAGTTCGCGGATGCACTGCCGCCCAAGCTCGCCGAATCGACGCTGGCAAGGCGGCTGGCGGACCTGGAGTCGGTAGCGCGAGTGCTATCTGAACGCGTGCGGTTCGTTGACGGTCATGATGACTACTCGGGCCAAGCCAGGAGTTGAGTCAGTCTTCGGGCGAACAGGCTTTTGAGCGAGCCTCACACGAGTCGGCCGATACCGCCTCCGGTTGAGGGCCGCTGCAGACTGCCGCTTACCTCCCAACGTCGTGCTGCCGCAGCTCCAGGCACCTCAGCCATTGAACAAGAGCCGCCCTTGCCATCCGCAGCGAATCCTCTGCAAACCACTCGTCCACGAAGCCGGTCCTCGCAGTCCGCTGTACGACGACGAACAGATATTTGGCCACAGCCGTGAGGCGTTCCCTGTGCGCCACTGCCAGGAGATCTTCGTGCTCCGCGTCGGCCCCGTACCTGGATGGCACCCCACGCAGATCGGTCTCGCGAGGCCGGGACACGTCGGCCGGCGACGAGCCGACCTCAACGGCCGCCTCCCGGCCCACATCCGATTCAGCAGGCGTAGTGACGCCACCGACCGCAGCACCTCGCCGACGATCGCTGCGAGATCCGCCAGGTCTGCTGCTACCTCTTCCCCGGCTTCCTGGGTGAATGGTTGCCCCAGGCGTTCCCCGGCAGCCTCGCCGTGTGCACCAGCTTCATCGATCACGCAGTAGTAGCGTTCACCCGGCGAAGGCCGCTCCATCGTGGCGATCGAGGCTCTCAGCATGCCCGCCGTATCCTCGCCGAAGGCGAAGATTGCGCAACACCAGGCGATGACCATGACCAGGTTCCAGCAGCTGATCGTGGCCCGAACTGTACGCCGACGAGGGCCTGCACTCTACTCAGTGAGGGTTTGGACGCTGCGGACCGACTGCCCCAGAAGCGACACAGCTCTGCTGGACGGTTTGGTACCGGGGCAGGGACTTGCTGGTGCGGGGGAGACGGGACGCATCCGCGCTTGCGTAGCCGTCAAAGTAGCCACGTTGGTGGACATTACGCCCATCTGTGCACGTCATAGCTCTGCGACGGCTCTCCCCGGCGTACAGCCCGACTCGTCTGCCGCCACTTGTGGCTTTGAACGCTGTTGCAATTCTGCTGCCTCCATGTGCCGACCCGCGTGACCTACGGCGAGGTCACGTCGCCAGGTAGGCTCTTGGGATTTCGCGTCCGGAATGCATGAAAGCGAGAACCATCCTTTATGGGTCACGTGGAAGCAGCGCATCTCGAGTACTACCTGCCCGACGGGCGGATACTCTTCGGGGACGTTTCATTCAAGGTTGCCGAGGGTTCCGTCGTCGCTCTCGTGGGTGCCAACGGCGCCGGCAAGACCACCCTGCAACGGCTGATCGCCGGGGAGTTGAAGCCCCACGGGGGCACCGTGACCGCCAGTGGCGGCCTCGGGGTGATGCCGCAGTTCATCGGGTCCGTCCGGGACGAGCAGACCGTTCGGGATCTGCTGCTCTCCGTGTCGCAGTTACCCGTGCAGGAGGCCGCCGCCGCCGTGGACGAGGCGGAACTCCGGCTGATGGAACGGGATGACGAAACGACGCAGATGAACTACGCGGAGGCGCTGAGCGACTGGGCCGAAGTCCGGGGCTACGAGGCTGAGAACCTCTGGGACATGTGCACGACTGCGGCGCTCGGCATCCCTTATGAACGAGCGCGCTGGCGAGAGGTGCGCACCCTTTCCGGCGGTGAGCAGAAGCGGTTGTGTCTGGAGGCTCTGCTGCGTGGGCCCGAGGAGGTGCTGCTGCTCGACGAACCGGACAACTTCCTCGACGTGCCGGGCAAGCGCTGGCTGGAGGAGCGGTTACGGGAGACCCGCAAGACGGTCCTCTTCGTCAGCCACGACCGGGAGTTGCTGGCTCGCTCCGCGGAAAAGATCGTCAGCGTGGAGCCGGCCGCCGGGGGAAGCGACGTCTGGGTGCACGGCGGGGGGTTCGCGACCTACCACGAGGCTCGCGATCAGCGCTTCGAACGGTTCGACGAGCTGAGCCGGCGGTGGCACGAGAAGCACGCACAGCTGAAGCGACTGGTACTGGACATGCAGCAGTACGCCGCGCGCAGCGATGTGATGGCATCGCGGTACCACGCGGCTCAGACCAGGCTGCGGAAGTTCGAGGAGGCCGGAGCGCCGACGCAGCCGCCAAGGCCGCAGAAGATCACGATGCGTCTAGGCGGCGGCCGTACCGGTGTTCGGGCCATCACCTGCCACAACCTCGAGCTGACGGGGCTGATGAAGTCGTTCGACCTGGAAGTCTTCTACGGCGAACGGGTGGCGGTCCTGGGCGCCAACGGTTCCGGGAAGTCGCACTTCCTGCGGCTGCTCGCGGGAAATGACATCGAGCACAGCGGAGAGTGGAAGCTGGGAGCGCGCGTCGTGCCCGGACACTTCGCGCAGACGCATGCTCACCCGGAGCTCACAGGCCGCACCCTGTTGGAGATCCTCTGGGAGGAACACGCTCTCGACCGCGGCGCCGCTACGTCCGCGCTGCGTCGCTACGAGCTGAGCCGACAGGCAGAGCAGCCCTTCGACAGGCTCTCCGGCGGGCAGCAGGCGCGCTTTCAGATCCTGCTCCTCGAACTCCAGGGCACCACGGCGCTGTTCCTCGACGAGCCCACGGACAACCTGGATCTCGAAAGCGCGGAGGCACTCCAGGCGGCGTTGAGCACCTACGAAGGAACCGTGCTGGCCGTCACGCACGACCGGTGGTTCGCCAAGAGCTTCGACCGCTATCTGCTCTTCAGCGCGGACGGCCGGGTCCGCGAGACTCAGGAACCGGTGTGGGACGAGGGCCGGGTTGCCCGCAGCCGGTGACTGCGGAAACCCGGCGCCGCCTGCACCGCTGATCCCGGTGGACTCCGCGAGGCGCTTCCGGGCCGTCAGTCGGCCGCTTCGCGCAGCAGGCCGGTTTTGCCGATGAGATAGGCCAGTTGGGGGCGGCTGCGGGTGCCCAGCGCCTCCGAGGTCTTCTTGACGTGTGTGGCAACGGTACGGACGCTCATGCCCAGTCGTTTGGCAATGGCCTCGTCGGTGAATCCGTCCACCATGAGCCGGAGCACCGCGCTGCGCGTCTCGTTGGTGATGAGCGCGGACCGCTGGGAAACGGACTTCCGGTCGACGGATCGGGCACGCGCCCACATGTACTCGAACATGGTGGCCAGGCAATTCACCAGACCTGGGTGCTGCACCATGAGCGCGGAAGAGCTGCGGTCGCCTCCGCCCGGAATGAACGCGACCCTCCGGTCGCAGATGATGACTCGGTCGAAGACCTCGTCCAGCGTCCGGACCTGGGCCCCCACGTCCGTCACCCGCTCGATGTAGGCCATGGTGGGGGCGTGTGTCCGCACGGTGTGCTGGTACAACGTCCGCTGTACGACACCTCGTTGGTTGAGTTCCAGGTCCCGTTGTAACGCCTCCATGAGCGTCTGGGGTGACCGTCCGCCGCCGGGCTGTGCCGTGAGCAGTTCTTCCTGGCACGACTGAACCGCCTGCTGAAGTGCCGTGGCGATCATGGCCGAATCGTCCAGGGTCTCCACCGGGGCCACCCACTGCCGATGGGTCTTGTCGTAGACGTGGCGTATCCCGTCAATGGCGAGCAGTACTTCCGCCAAGGCTTTCTGATGGTTTTCTATCTCGCGTTCTAAGGGCTGCGCCGCGCTGGCATAAGCCACATCCGGAGGAACCGCGAGGTAGGATTCGGCCAATTCGGGGTCGGGGCGCAGCAGGCCGAGCTGTAATACACACTCGGGAATGTCCCCGGAGACGCCCCCGTCGCAGATCGCGGACTCGTAGACGTTCAGCCCACGCTCACAGATCTCCATCATGTCCGTTTTGTCTCCCTCGTGGGTATTTCCGCACATGCGCGTCTCCTTCATGTTCTGTCCTGCAGATTCATGCTCGCATGACCTTCTTGTGTTCGACGTGCGACACGAGATCTTCTGGTCGTCCGAGAGCGTCGGTAGAAACGGACCGAGGTGCAGGCAAATGTCGTACGTCTTTCTTGCTGCCCCGTACACGCAGTGGATGGATTGGTCCACTGGGGAACTGAAACCGGATCGCAAAGAACAGCTTCAGACGCTTCGTCAGGCATTCATCGACCGAGGGCATGCGGTATTCAGCGCGCATCACAATGAACAGTGGGGCGAGGCCTGGCTGGCACCCGAGATCTGTACGCCTGCGGACTTCCTCGCCGTGTCGAACGCGGACGTCATGTGCGCCATCGTCAGCGAGCCGCCGTCGCCGGGCGTGATGATCGAGATCGGCTGGGCGTCCGCACTGGGAGTTCCGATCGTCCTGCTGCAGGAAGGCACGTCCGCGCCGGCCCTGGTGGCCGGAATAGGCGAGGTCACCAGCGCCACGCGGCGGGGCCTCGCGGACGAGTTCACCGAGGGGGAGTTGGCCGACATCATGACCGCCGTGGAGAAGGGGGCCTCCTCCCCGTGCGCCCTGCGGGTGGCCGAGCCGGTCGTCGGCTATCCGAAGACGTCGCTCCCGAACGGCTACGAGGCGGTCGAGCGGCCCATCGGCGATGTCTGACGAGCGGGTGCCCGCGGGCTCGCGTCCCCTGCGGATCCTGGCTTCCGGCGTGAACTTCGGGTGGGGAAGCGCGGGCAAACTCTCCAGCGTGCTCCAGGCTCTCGGCGCCCGGACGGACCTGGAGGTCACGGGTGTCGGCACCGAGCTGGGGCGTCCGGTGCTGGCCGGCCTCGGCATCACCCGATGGCGTACGGTCGACGCGGCGGACGCCGCTCAGGTGGACGCGCTGGTCGCCGAACTGGCCCCTGATCTGGGGCTGGTGATCCTGGACCCGGAGCTGGCCACGGCTCTGCAGAACGCCGGCTGTCCCGTGATCTACGTCGACAGCCTGCCGTTCCTGTGGACTGAGCACGACCCCTTGCCCGTCGACGTCGCGCTCTACTGCGCCCAGCGCACCCTGCCGCTGCCGCCCGCAGCCGAATCGGCCCTGGGCCGGGTGGAGAACCTGACCTGGGTCCCGCCCATCGTGCCCGACTCCGTCGGTCTGTCCCGGGCCGCGCAGCGCACGAGGAGCGTTGAGATCTCCCCGGATGCCGGTCTCGCCGTTCTGAACCTCGGCGGGCTGCACTCCCCGTTCACGGGCAGCGCCGACGACTCGTATCAGCGCCTGGTGCTCGAACCCGCGCTCCGGGCGTTGTCGAGGATGGCGGTGGAGCGGGTGGTGATCACCGGGAATCTGGCACCGAACGCGGTCGTGCCCTATCGCGGCCCGATGACGGTGGAAGTCCGCAGCTGTGCCCACGGAGAATTCGTCGATCTCCTGCTCGGGGCCGGATGGATTCTGACGTCACCGGGGCTGACCACCATGCTGGAGATCGCGGCGATCGGCAGGAGCGCGGTGCTCCTGCCACCCCAGAACCTCAGCCAGGTACTCAACGGAGATCTGGTCGAATACGGCTGCTCCCCGCAGCTGCGGACTTTCTGGCCCGCCCACGTGCTCACCCGGTCGAGCACCGACACCTGGCACCGTGAGGGCGAGGAATACGCCGTCGAGCGTATCCGGGCGAGTATTTCGGCCGCCTGCTCGAAGTATCTTCGCGACGGCGTGGTACACGAGCTCACCACCGATATCGAAAAGGGCCTCGCTCTGCTCGCGAGCGGCGCCCCGTCCTTCGCTCGAATCGCTCAGGATTTCAGTGGGGCCGAGCGTGTTGCGGCAGAGATCCTGTCCCGCTGGGCCGAGCCCGCTGATGCTTGAAAGGTGGGGAAGTATGGAGAACTCTCGGAGGAAGTACCTTTTCGTTCGCATTCTTGAGGCGTGCAACGCCGACTGCTTCATGTGCGAGTACGCGCTGTCCCGTGACACCTACCGGTTTTCTCCCGAGGACTTCGCCGAGTTGATGCCGGACGCGATCGCGTCCGGAGTGGGCTACGTGCGATTCACCGGCGGTGAGCCGCTGATGCACCGCGAGATCCTGGAACTCGTGCGCCTGGGTGCCGAGAACGGGATGAAGATGTCCGTCATCACCAACGGCATGTTCCTCCCGCGCTTCGTCGATCGGCTCGCGGACGCCGGCCTCGCCCAGGTCATCGTGAGCCTCGACGGTTCCTCGGGTGAGACCCACGATGTGTACCGCCGTTCACCCGGAATGTTCGACGCCGGAATGGAGGGCCTGCGACGGGCCGGAGAGCTGGGAATCATTCCCCGGGTCAACACCGTTGTGGGCCCGCACAACTACGCGCAGATGCCCGACCTTCAGCGGCTGCTCACCGACGCGGGCGTCAAGCAGTGGGAACTGTCCGCCATCAAGCTGGGCCGGGAGGTGCGCTATCCGGATCGTGGAGACGTCCTGGTGACCTGCGATCCCATCTACGCGGCCGACCCCGAGGAGATGCTGGTCCCGCTGGGAAAGAGGTTCTACGGGGACACTCCCGACGAACAGGAAGCCTATTTCGAGAATTCGATCACTCCCCGGCCTTCCGGACCGCTGTGCCTGGTGACCGACGACGTCATCTACCTCGACGGCAAGAACGGCCGCGCCTACTCGTGCAGTTGTCTTCCGCACGTGGAAGGCGAGGACGCCGGCGGCGCCCCGCTGCGCGACACGTCCGGGAAGGTGGACCTGGCCGGCCCCCGGTTCCGCGAGCACGCCGACGCGTTCAAGCTGAACGGGCCCTCCCTGTGCAACGGCTGCTCCGCCACCGCCGCCGGATACAGCGACGATCTCGCACGACTCGGCGCGGTCCCGGAATGGAGCTACTGATCCATGACGACACGGCGCACGTCCGCGCAGACGGGCCTGAGGGTCCTGACCGCCGCCCTGCCGGGAGATCCCGAATCGCACACCGTACTGCGCTGGATCTGCGCTCACCTGACCGAAGTCGAACTGGTGCCGGGCCAGCGGACGGGCTCCGGCGCCGACTCGCCGGACGAGCCCGCCGACGTCGCGATCATCTGCGACGACACCGTCCTGGCCGAGCGCACCGAACGGTCGGGAACCGCGGTGGTCTTCGTGTCGAGCACCGGGACTAGGCCCGTGAGCGGCTGGCCGCCCACCCGGCTCCGGAGTCTGCATCGTCCTGGCTGGCTACCGGACTCGGGGTCGCAGGGCGTCCACCAGGCCGGGACGGTCGCGCCACCCCGTGCGGTTCGCGCCCGGCACGGTCAGGGAGCGCTGATCCGCCTGGCCGTGCCGGGCGCCGGACAGGCCGAGGCATGCGCCCGTCTCCTGCGCAGGGCACAGGACGCGCTCACGGAAGGTGCGCACTGCCCGGTCTCCGCCGTGCAGCTGTACGGTCCGGGCAGCGCGAACGTCGCCGAGAAGCTGCGGACGCTCGTGCCGGGCCCCACTGTGTTCGAGGACGGGGATCCGGCAGCCGAACGGGCCCTTGCCGACGTGTCACTGCTGGTCTCCTCACCGGGCCTGACAGGCGTGACGCTGGCACAGACGGCCCGGGTCCCCCTTGCCCTGCTGCCCCCGTTCGACGCCGTCCAGCAGGAGGCCGCTTCCGTGCTCGCCTCCGTGGGCGCACCCCTGGTCGTACCGAGCGGCGACCGGGACGACTGGACGTACGAGGCCGGAACGCTGCGCCGCGCTCTCGACGCCCCGGAAGAGCTGAGCGTGTGGACCGACGCCGCTCAGCGGGCGGCCGGCGACGATCGGCGCGGGGCGCAGCGCATTGCCCGCAGAGTCCGCCAGCTTCTGCTCGCCCCCATGTAATGCAGGTCAGACCACGTGTGGCTCGCCAACTCGGCGCCTCCACCGATCTCTTGGAGCCTCTATGTTGCGCAGACTGCCCTACGGAGCGAACTACCTCGAATGGGAGGAGATGCATGAGCTTCGAAGTGCCGTCGACGACAAGTCGCTCTTCCGGTACATCTCCTCCGGCGTCAGCGTGTCCAGCCGACTCGAGGAACTGGTCGAGGAACGACTGGGTGCCACCAGGGCACTGGCGGTGCACAACGGAACCGAGGCGCTGCGGCTCGCACTCATGGGCACCCGGCCCTGCGCCGGTGATCCGGTGTACATACCGGCGGTCACCTTCGTCGCGGTGGCCGGCGCCGTGCTCTCCTGCGGTCTGGTGCCGGTGCCGGTGGACGTGGACGAGCGCTTCGGCCTCGACTCGGCACTCCTGCCGGCGGACGCACAGCGCGTGATCGTCGCGCACATGGAAGGCATGGTCGGGCCTCTCCCGCAGGACGTGCCCTATCTGATCGAGGACTCCGCCCAGGCGATGGGAGGTCGGCACGCCGACGGCCGCCACGCGGGCACGGTCGGCTATGCGGGAACGTTCAGTTTCCACCATGCGAAGGTGCTGACGTCGGGTGAGGGCGGACTCGTCGTCGTCCGGGACCCCGACGACTGGGAGGTGCTCCGCTCGTACCACGACCACGGCTCCGACCGGGAGCACGGCAAGTATCCGGTGTGGCGTGAAGGCGCCTTCTACGGCGAGAACTTCTGCGCCAACGAGGCCGTGGCCGCCGTCCAGCTCCAGCAGTTCCGCCACCTCGACGAGATCCTGGCGAGCCTGGAGCGGCACCACGCGATCCTCGCCGAGGAGCTTCCCGACCGCTCGGACATCAGGCGGGTCGTACGGACCGGCGGAGACGTGAAGGTGAGCGTCCGGATCGAGCTGGGGTCCCGCGAGTTGCGGGACCGCGCGCTGGCCGACCTCACCGACCGGGGCCTTGCGTGCTGGACGCTGGACAAGTACTTCCTGCCCGAGCACCCCGTCGTGCGGGATCGTGTGTCCGTGTACGCCGACGGGTTCCCATGGAACCTCGACGACGGTGCGCAGCGCTACCGGCCGCGCAGTCGTGACGGCTTCCG comes from the Streptomyces sp. NBC_00443 genome and includes:
- a CDS encoding ABC-F family ATP-binding cassette domain-containing protein, which encodes MGHVEAAHLEYYLPDGRILFGDVSFKVAEGSVVALVGANGAGKTTLQRLIAGELKPHGGTVTASGGLGVMPQFIGSVRDEQTVRDLLLSVSQLPVQEAAAAVDEAELRLMERDDETTQMNYAEALSDWAEVRGYEAENLWDMCTTAALGIPYERARWREVRTLSGGEQKRLCLEALLRGPEEVLLLDEPDNFLDVPGKRWLEERLRETRKTVLFVSHDRELLARSAEKIVSVEPAAGGSDVWVHGGGFATYHEARDQRFERFDELSRRWHEKHAQLKRLVLDMQQYAARSDVMASRYHAAQTRLRKFEEAGAPTQPPRPQKITMRLGGGRTGVRAITCHNLELTGLMKSFDLEVFYGERVAVLGANGSGKSHFLRLLAGNDIEHSGEWKLGARVVPGHFAQTHAHPELTGRTLLEILWEEHALDRGAATSALRRYELSRQAEQPFDRLSGGQQARFQILLLELQGTTALFLDEPTDNLDLESAEALQAALSTYEGTVLAVTHDRWFAKSFDRYLLFSADGRVRETQEPVWDEGRVARSR
- a CDS encoding helix-turn-helix transcriptional regulator is translated as MKETRMCGNTHEGDKTDMMEICERGLNVYESAICDGGVSGDIPECVLQLGLLRPDPELAESYLAVPPDVAYASAAQPLEREIENHQKALAEVLLAIDGIRHVYDKTHRQWVAPVETLDDSAMIATALQQAVQSCQEELLTAQPGGGRSPQTLMEALQRDLELNQRGVVQRTLYQHTVRTHAPTMAYIERVTDVGAQVRTLDEVFDRVIICDRRVAFIPGGGDRSSSALMVQHPGLVNCLATMFEYMWARARSVDRKSVSQRSALITNETRSAVLRLMVDGFTDEAIAKRLGMSVRTVATHVKKTSEALGTRSRPQLAYLIGKTGLLREAAD
- a CDS encoding nucleoside 2-deoxyribosyltransferase, with protein sequence MDWSTGELKPDRKEQLQTLRQAFIDRGHAVFSAHHNEQWGEAWLAPEICTPADFLAVSNADVMCAIVSEPPSPGVMIEIGWASALGVPIVLLQEGTSAPALVAGIGEVTSATRRGLADEFTEGELADIMTAVEKGASSPCALRVAEPVVGYPKTSLPNGYEAVERPIGDV
- a CDS encoding hydroxymethylcytosylglucuronate/cytosylglucuronate synthase; translation: MSDERVPAGSRPLRILASGVNFGWGSAGKLSSVLQALGARTDLEVTGVGTELGRPVLAGLGITRWRTVDAADAAQVDALVAELAPDLGLVILDPELATALQNAGCPVIYVDSLPFLWTEHDPLPVDVALYCAQRTLPLPPAAESALGRVENLTWVPPIVPDSVGLSRAAQRTRSVEISPDAGLAVLNLGGLHSPFTGSADDSYQRLVLEPALRALSRMAVERVVITGNLAPNAVVPYRGPMTVEVRSCAHGEFVDLLLGAGWILTSPGLTTMLEIAAIGRSAVLLPPQNLSQVLNGDLVEYGCSPQLRTFWPAHVLTRSSTDTWHREGEEYAVERIRASISAACSKYLRDGVVHELTTDIEKGLALLASGAPSFARIAQDFSGAERVAAEILSRWAEPADA
- the blsE gene encoding cytosylglucuronate decarboxylase, whose product is MENSRRKYLFVRILEACNADCFMCEYALSRDTYRFSPEDFAELMPDAIASGVGYVRFTGGEPLMHREILELVRLGAENGMKMSVITNGMFLPRFVDRLADAGLAQVIVSLDGSSGETHDVYRRSPGMFDAGMEGLRRAGELGIIPRVNTVVGPHNYAQMPDLQRLLTDAGVKQWELSAIKLGREVRYPDRGDVLVTCDPIYAADPEEMLVPLGKRFYGDTPDEQEAYFENSITPRPSGPLCLVTDDVIYLDGKNGRAYSCSCLPHVEGEDAGGAPLRDTSGKVDLAGPRFREHADAFKLNGPSLCNGCSATAAGYSDDLARLGAVPEWSY
- the blsF gene encoding CGA synthase-related protein gives rise to the protein MTTRRTSAQTGLRVLTAALPGDPESHTVLRWICAHLTEVELVPGQRTGSGADSPDEPADVAIICDDTVLAERTERSGTAVVFVSSTGTRPVSGWPPTRLRSLHRPGWLPDSGSQGVHQAGTVAPPRAVRARHGQGALIRLAVPGAGQAEACARLLRRAQDALTEGAHCPVSAVQLYGPGSANVAEKLRTLVPGPTVFEDGDPAAERALADVSLLVSSPGLTGVTLAQTARVPLALLPPFDAVQQEAASVLASVGAPLVVPSGDRDDWTYEAGTLRRALDAPEELSVWTDAAQRAAGDDRRGAQRIARRVRQLLLAPM
- a CDS encoding DegT/DnrJ/EryC1/StrS family aminotransferase; its protein translation is MHELRSAVDDKSLFRYISSGVSVSSRLEELVEERLGATRALAVHNGTEALRLALMGTRPCAGDPVYIPAVTFVAVAGAVLSCGLVPVPVDVDERFGLDSALLPADAQRVIVAHMEGMVGPLPQDVPYLIEDSAQAMGGRHADGRHAGTVGYAGTFSFHHAKVLTSGEGGLVVVRDPDDWEVLRSYHDHGSDREHGKYPVWREGAFYGENFCANEAVAAVQLQQFRHLDEILASLERHHAILAEELPDRSDIRRVVRTGGDVKVSVRIELGSRELRDRALADLTDRGLACWTLDKYFLPEHPVVRDRVSVYADGFPWNLDDGAQRYRPRSRDGFRATREALGRTLCLPLAPELDETGQTQAAKEVAAALAAL